A window of the Gossypium hirsutum isolate 1008001.06 chromosome A03, Gossypium_hirsutum_v2.1, whole genome shotgun sequence genome harbors these coding sequences:
- the LOC107887092 gene encoding mitochondrial import receptor subunit TOM5 homolog gives MADTVISLDKLKAFWNSQVHDEENWAHNMKLLRAVGLFAGSILLMRNYGDLMAI, from the exons ATGGCGGACACTGTGATCTCTCTCGATAAGCTCAAAGCCTTCTGGAACTCTCAAGTCCACGATGAAGAAAACTGGGCTCACAATAtg AAACTGCTGCGAGCCGTCGGGTTATTTGCTGGATCGATTCTTCTAATGCGCAATTATGGGGATCTCATGGCTATATAA